In Clostridia bacterium, a single genomic region encodes these proteins:
- a CDS encoding V-type ATP synthase subunit A encodes ETAKSIREDYLHQNAFHEVDTYASLKKQYKMLRLILLADELGRDALSRRVDIEDILALPVREEIGRSKYIPESEMERLDEIEEKLKESMAALISEGEI; translated from the coding sequence GGAGACGGCAAAGTCCATTCGTGAAGACTATCTGCATCAAAACGCATTCCACGAGGTGGATACTTACGCCTCTCTCAAAAAGCAATATAAAATGCTGCGTTTGATCTTGCTTGCAGATGAATTGGGGCGCGACGCCCTTTCCCGCAGGGTGGATATTGAAGATATCCTTGCCCTTCCCGTCAGAGAGGAGATCGGCAGAAGCAAATATATACCCGAAAGCGAGATGGAAAGATTGGACGAGATCGAGGAAAAGTTGAAAGAGTCGATGGCGGCGCTGATCTCGGAAGGAGAGATTTGA